The proteins below come from a single Aegilops tauschii subsp. strangulata cultivar AL8/78 chromosome 6, Aet v6.0, whole genome shotgun sequence genomic window:
- the LOC141026092 gene encoding uncharacterized protein → MVQGLYALSLARNDTRDGKRIEEADSVARRVASLMDEWKRVCGREETSTRTAQHAIWEPPVTGWLKANVDGATSRSGQEGGVGVVFRDEMGAFRGAASFFLPGISQAETTELMACRRAVQMALQQGIPKLHVEIGCLVVARMLNEKERNLSAVGIVVEEIKTMATNLGDFKAT, encoded by the coding sequence ATGGTCCAAGGCCTATACGCCCTTTCGCTGGCAAGGAATGACACAAGGGATGGAAAGCGCATTGAAGAGGCGGACTCGGTGGCGAGGCGGGTTGCATCTCTGATGGACGAATGGAAGAGGGTGTGTGGTCGGGAGGAAACCTCAACAAGAACAGCTCAACATGCGATATGGGAACCACCGGTGACGGGCTGGCTTAAAGCAAACGTCGACGGTGCTACATCTCGGTCGGGACAAGAAGGAGGTGTGGGTGTTGTTTTTAGAGATGAGATGGGCGCTTTCAGGGGTGCGGCATCTTTTTTCCTTCCTGGGATTTCGCAGGCAGAGACCACCGAGCTGATGGCATGCAGAAGAGCGGTGCAAATGGCGCTACAGCAAGGCATTCCAAAACTGCATGTGGAGATTGGTTGTTTGGTGGTTGCTAGGATGCTGAATGAGAAAGAAAGAAACCTGTCGGCGGTTGGCATCGTGGTAGAAGAGATCAAGACGATGGCGACGAATTTGGGAGACTTCAAGGCTACCTAG
- the LOC109769813 gene encoding uncharacterized protein has protein sequence MTVVEAPSWAQPILKFLVSRELPADEILARQVQRRAVAYTIVDRELVRRSVTGVFQRCVEPDKGIAILRDIHQGECGHHTASKALVAKAFRHGYFWSTALDDAKELVRKCKGCQCFSSKQHMLASAIKTIPLPGRLPYHRPSNAQVERENGFILSGIKPRLVEPLEHSADC, from the exons ATGACGGTGGTAGAAGCTCCATCTTGGGCAcagcccatcctcaaattcctGGTGAGCCGAGAGCTACCAGCCGACGAGATCTTGGCCCGACAGGTGCAACGCCGGGCGGTGGCATACACGATAGTCGACAGAGAGCTCGTCAGGCGCAGCGTGACTGGCgtgttccagcgctgcgtcgagccggacaagggcatagcaatcctgaGAGATATCCATCAAGGAGAATGTGGCCACCACACTGCCTCCAAAGCCCtcgtcgccaaagctttccgccatggttacTTCTGGTCGACTGCTTTGGACGACGCCAAAGAGTTGGTCCGCAAGTGCAAGGGGTGTCAGTGCTTCAGCTCCAAGCAGCACATGCTGGCCTCTGCAATCAAGACCATTCCCTTACCTGGTCGTTTGCC ATATCACCGTCCG tcaaacgccCAGGTGGAGCGAGAAAACGGCTTCATcctgtccggcatcaagccccgactagtCGAGCCTCTGGAGCATTCGGCCGACTGCTAG